In Bacteroidota bacterium, a single genomic region encodes these proteins:
- the metF gene encoding methylenetetrahydrofolate reductase [NAD(P)H] produces MKVTEHISRAKSTLFSFEILPPLKGKSIESIYQSIDPLMEFKPSFINVTYHREEYVYKKRAGGYLEKVFIRKRPGTVGICAAIINKYKTDALPHLICGGFSKEETENALIDLQYLGIDNVLALRGDPIKTEQVFIPEPDGNKYAVDLVKQIVELNKGEYLDEEMGTASPTEFCIGVAGYPEKHFEAPNMQFDMANLKAKVDAGADYIITQLFYDNAKFMAFVKAAREIGITVPIIPGLKPMTLKKQISIIPKIFSIDIPFELADAFAKAKNDEETREIGIEWSIAQSKELIKFGVPCLHYYTMGKSEAVRRIAQAVL; encoded by the coding sequence ATGAAAGTAACCGAACACATTAGCCGGGCTAAATCAACCCTTTTTTCTTTTGAAATTTTACCACCTTTAAAAGGTAAAAGCATCGAATCTATCTATCAAAGTATTGATCCTTTGATGGAGTTCAAACCCAGTTTTATCAATGTTACCTATCACCGCGAAGAATACGTGTATAAGAAACGTGCCGGTGGATACCTCGAAAAAGTATTTATTCGAAAACGTCCCGGAACGGTTGGGATATGTGCTGCAATCATTAACAAATACAAAACCGATGCCTTACCGCACTTAATTTGTGGTGGTTTTAGCAAAGAAGAAACCGAAAATGCGCTTATCGATTTACAATATTTAGGAATAGATAATGTGCTTGCTTTGCGCGGAGATCCCATCAAAACCGAACAAGTATTTATCCCTGAACCGGATGGAAACAAGTATGCTGTGGATTTGGTGAAACAAATTGTGGAGCTCAACAAAGGCGAGTATTTGGATGAAGAAATGGGCACTGCCAGTCCTACCGAATTTTGCATCGGTGTTGCGGGTTACCCCGAAAAGCACTTTGAAGCACCCAATATGCAATTTGATATGGCAAACCTAAAAGCCAAGGTAGATGCCGGCGCCGATTATATCATCACGCAATTATTTTACGACAATGCTAAATTTATGGCATTTGTGAAAGCTGCAAGGGAAATTGGCATTACTGTTCCCATTATTCCGGGTTTGAAACCCATGACCTTGAAAAAGCAAATATCCATCATCCCTAAAATATTCAGTATCGACATTCCATTTGAATTGGCGGATGCATTTGCAAAGGCCAAGAATGATGAGGAAACACGCGAAATCGGAATTGAATGGAGCATTGCTCAATCCAAGGAATTAATAAAATTTGGTGTGCCTTGTTTGCATTATTACACAATGGGAAAATCAGAGGCGGTGCGACGTATCGCGCAAGCGGTGCTTTAA
- a CDS encoding tryptophan 2,3-dioxygenase produces MELSPDIIEKIKLLDEKYQAMGQDLKSYLDGLLISNYVTYWDYINVDKLLTLQNPKTDFPDELIFIIYHQITELYFKLSLHELEQIANNGRIILKNGHDQGWKEKLEKDFFVARVTRVNRYFEALTTSFAIMVDGMEKEQFLNYRMALLPASGFQSAQYRMIEMCCTDLFFLVDKEVRHTFEGKNASIEELFEHIYWKQGATELASGKKTLTLKQFEKKYTEQFIALAKNYEQKNIWKKFKSLSAEDQKAPEVINALRQLDVNVNVNWPLVHYKSAVRYLSADKEDVPASGGTNWQKYLPPRFQKRIFYPELWSNDEKENWGKAWVESVIREQK; encoded by the coding sequence ATGGAACTTAGTCCCGATATTATTGAAAAAATAAAGCTGCTCGACGAAAAATACCAAGCCATGGGTCAGGACCTGAAATCCTATCTCGACGGCTTGCTCATAAGCAATTATGTTACCTATTGGGATTACATCAATGTGGATAAATTGCTCACCTTACAAAATCCCAAAACGGATTTTCCGGATGAATTAATTTTTATCATCTACCATCAAATTACTGAACTTTATTTTAAGCTATCGTTGCACGAATTAGAGCAAATCGCCAACAACGGCCGCATTATCTTAAAAAATGGCCACGATCAAGGTTGGAAAGAAAAGTTGGAAAAAGATTTTTTCGTTGCACGTGTCACCCGTGTGAACCGTTACTTTGAAGCACTTACCACTTCTTTTGCCATCATGGTGGATGGAATGGAAAAGGAACAATTTTTAAATTACCGCATGGCCTTATTGCCCGCAAGTGGTTTTCAAAGTGCACAATACCGCATGATTGAGATGTGCTGTACCGATTTGTTTTTTCTGGTGGATAAGGAAGTGCGTCACACCTTTGAAGGTAAAAATGCGAGCATCGAAGAATTGTTTGAACACATTTATTGGAAACAAGGAGCAACCGAGCTTGCATCAGGCAAAAAGACGCTTACCTTAAAGCAATTCGAAAAAAAATATACCGAACAATTTATTGCACTGGCAAAAAACTACGAGCAAAAAAACATTTGGAAAAAATTTAAATCGCTTTCCGCGGAAGATCAAAAAGCTCCGGAAGTAATTAATGCACTGCGACAACTGGATGTAAACGTGAATGTAAATTGGCCTTTGGTGCATTATAAAAGTGCTGTGCGTTACCTTTCGGCCGATAAGGAAGATGTGCCTGCAAGTGGTGGAACCAATTGGCAAAAATACCTGCCTCCCCGTTTTCAAAAACGCATTTTTTATCCTGAACTTTGGTCGAACGATGAGAAGGAAAATTGGGGAAAAGCTTGGGTGGAATCGGTTATTCGGGAACAAAAATAA
- a CDS encoding T9SS type A sorting domain-containing protein has translation MVYSQSAPPPLNSNHDTTLRGMYVSCGDELILELFRNSNLYDSTDCSRTPKLCGLVNFCNSRFINYVAVYSLGKRHSGNDPNPIVGNMVFFNAVKRFLQVMHDNSIKVGIVISNKEFLDTLASSGTFVTSDFFWEEPNLPWDDSCMSLAKGVPNNSIATASFPDYDLLNPSPSCTEEECPAQYILSEMLKQVMRVYQYSYWVRDSTIANGCVGCTARTSSTIAPADPKYLFDYMSLEYEYWDDDTYEKSDTVGLYPPKGGWNAFFHISQAMLYVYGHMCTSLKMELEWRLAPANHINGYTDPSNPGDLVAQNMLPTSMQAQYIARAFNRVLMSDYRIWSDVAYPKMINKTGNIHTQLAAWPNDLNAGDRHKLMPLFSAATVGEYKQCFDTVKYTVDNPSVIDTWDFSYFGPGLADTMTMYDYENLYMQQLETSISNDEKFVNNWEYVNSGITLDTIDTLHQDIAGFMWYNYSTLRNVWRDTVEYNRQSNTQLFVNQTLPAIYFNTNSSVLNFKGKENESKMEAFLQVINMQGEEVFKMKIISVHQSITLQQIPSGIYLCKLSDGQSYRSKKITILK, from the coding sequence ATGGTATATTCCCAAAGTGCCCCACCACCTTTAAATTCAAATCATGATACCACTTTGCGTGGCATGTATGTGAGCTGTGGCGATGAGTTAATTTTGGAGCTTTTTAGGAATTCCAATCTTTACGATTCTACTGATTGCAGCAGAACTCCCAAATTATGTGGGCTGGTAAATTTTTGCAACAGCCGTTTTATTAATTATGTTGCAGTATATTCTTTGGGTAAAAGACATTCAGGCAATGATCCCAATCCTATTGTAGGCAACATGGTTTTTTTTAATGCTGTAAAACGATTTTTGCAAGTGATGCACGACAATAGTATTAAAGTGGGCATAGTAATCTCTAACAAGGAGTTTTTAGATACACTCGCTAGCTCAGGAACTTTTGTTACTTCCGATTTTTTTTGGGAGGAGCCCAACTTGCCTTGGGATGATAGTTGTATGAGTTTAGCCAAAGGTGTTCCAAACAATAGCATAGCTACTGCCTCATTTCCAGATTATGATTTGCTAAATCCGAGCCCAAGTTGCACCGAAGAGGAATGCCCAGCACAATATATACTTTCTGAAATGCTAAAGCAAGTAATGCGGGTGTACCAATATAGTTATTGGGTACGCGACTCAACAATTGCAAATGGTTGTGTGGGTTGCACGGCTCGTACATCCAGCACCATAGCGCCTGCCGACCCTAAATATTTGTTTGATTATATGAGTCTGGAATATGAGTATTGGGATGATGATACGTATGAAAAATCAGACACGGTTGGCCTTTATCCACCTAAGGGAGGCTGGAATGCGTTTTTTCACATATCACAGGCAATGCTTTATGTTTATGGGCACATGTGTACTTCTTTGAAAATGGAGTTAGAATGGAGACTAGCTCCAGCAAACCACATTAATGGATATACTGACCCGAGCAATCCTGGAGATTTGGTAGCCCAAAATATGCTTCCAACAAGTATGCAAGCGCAATATATCGCAAGAGCCTTTAACCGTGTGTTAATGAGTGATTACCGCATTTGGAGCGATGTTGCTTACCCCAAAATGATAAACAAAACAGGTAATATTCATACCCAATTAGCAGCTTGGCCAAATGATTTGAATGCTGGAGACAGGCATAAATTAATGCCCCTGTTTTCGGCGGCAACAGTGGGTGAATACAAACAATGTTTTGATACTGTTAAGTATACTGTTGACAATCCTTCGGTAATTGATACTTGGGACTTTAGTTACTTTGGACCCGGCTTGGCCGATACCATGACCATGTATGATTATGAAAACTTGTACATGCAGCAATTGGAGACTTCTATTTCCAATGATGAAAAATTTGTTAATAATTGGGAATATGTTAATTCCGGAATTACACTTGATACAATTGATACCTTACATCAAGATATTGCAGGCTTCATGTGGTATAATTACAGCACATTAAGAAATGTTTGGCGCGATACGGTTGAATATAATCGCCAATCGAATACTCAATTATTTGTAAACCAAACTTTACCGGCCATTTATTTTAATACAAATTCATCCGTACTAAACTTTAAAGGCAAAGAGAATGAAAGCAAAATGGAAGCTTTTTTGCAGGTAATAAATATGCAAGGCGAAGAAGTTTTCAAAATGAAAATTATTTCAGTCCATCAAAGTATTACACTTCAGCAAATCCCGTCCGGTATATACCTTTGCAAGTTAAGCGATGGGCAGAGCTATCGAAGCAAAAAAATAACCATTTTAAAGTAA
- a CDS encoding DUF3108 domain-containing protein, giving the protein MKTYILFRSYLLSILFFLSLLSSAQQLRSINNKAFKKGEVITYRVHYGFIDAGTARLEVMDEEKKYGDRDAFHIVGTGRSRGAFDWFFKVRDRYETFIDAEAIVPWVFLRRVDEGGYKINQNYVFNPYKKIVYADGTSFATPENVQDMLSAFYYSRCIDYSKAKEGDIFTIPSFVDNEIFEMKIKFIGREIIETDLGVFKCIKFRPVVQKGRVFKKEEDLNVWITDDDNHIPVRAQAEILVGSIKMDLESYSGLASPISKISD; this is encoded by the coding sequence ATGAAAACCTACATTCTTTTTCGTTCATATCTCCTTTCAATACTTTTTTTCCTTTCGCTTTTATCATCCGCCCAACAACTCCGATCCATCAACAACAAAGCCTTTAAAAAAGGTGAAGTTATTACCTACCGTGTGCATTATGGTTTTATTGATGCCGGCACAGCACGTTTGGAAGTGATGGACGAAGAAAAAAAATACGGCGACCGGGATGCTTTTCATATTGTGGGAACCGGAAGAAGCCGCGGGGCTTTCGATTGGTTTTTTAAAGTCCGCGACCGCTACGAAACCTTTATTGATGCCGAAGCAATTGTGCCTTGGGTTTTTTTAAGGCGAGTGGATGAAGGGGGCTATAAAATAAATCAGAACTACGTTTTTAATCCCTACAAAAAAATAGTGTATGCCGATGGAACTTCCTTTGCAACACCCGAAAATGTGCAAGATATGTTATCCGCCTTTTATTATTCGCGCTGCATCGATTACAGCAAAGCCAAGGAAGGCGACATTTTCACCATTCCCAGTTTTGTGGACAATGAAATTTTTGAAATGAAAATTAAATTCATCGGAAGAGAAATTATTGAAACCGATTTGGGTGTCTTTAAATGCATCAAGTTTCGCCCGGTGGTGCAGAAAGGAAGGGTTTTTAAAAAGGAAGAAGATCTTAATGTGTGGATTACCGACGACGATAACCACATTCCTGTGCGCGCGCAAGCGGAGATTTTAGTAGGATCCATTAAAATGGATTTAGAATCCTACTCCGGTTTAGCCAGCCCCATATCGAAAATCAGCGATTAA